The DNA window AAAAAAGAGCAACAATCATCCAACAAAAAAGTACCTTACTCCACTGGAAAACTTCTCCATCATCAAATTCTAAAGTTAGAATACCATATGGATCAAGCTGAATGGACCGACCCCAAAATTTGCTTTTCAGATTGCTATCACCATGAAACCTCCACCCTGTACCCTCGCAATGGCAAGCTACAATCATTGGATGGTGACTCACCTGATCGAAAAAAATGGTCGGCCCATTGTTTAATTATCACAAACATCTACAAACTTAAGGAAATGGAGCATCTACTACAAGAAGTCTGAACAAATATATTTGACGTCTTTCTTTTTCCACTTTCTGcgtttaatattatatttaagcCATTCTAGCAACAAAATTGCAGAGTATTTACACTCAGGTAGTCATCAAAAGTTAATTTATATTAGTTAACACGACTAGGAAAGACCAAAAGTTTGGTCCAGGTCATAAATGGCTACCTTTTCTGAGAAAAACCGGAGGCCTTTATCTGGATAATCAGCCTCATAAGTCTCCCCCAACAATGGATTAAATGGTTTACAATTTCTTCCATCTGTAGAAGCATATCCAGACACAGCAAATGCAGCTACATTTAGAATCCTCATAACACTGTTGCCCTGCCAAGAAATATTGCAGATCAAAGATAAGATTCTAAAGAACGAAAAACTATGACACACGAGGCACATATTTTTAAGCTCAATTTCCTACTCTGCACAAGGAATACAACGAGTTTCACATTAATGTAAGCAGCAATATTTGATGGAGATGATAAACTTTGTGGCAATGACAATAAAGACAacgattgaaaataataaatttgctAAAAATTCAACTTCCATTTCAGTATTACTAAGAACTTTTGTTAGCGCCATGCAGCAGCACGTTGAGTGACAAGAACCAAGGACCAGATGGATCATGTGATGGCAAAGTCGAATTGAACAAACGAGGTGGAATAAAGCCCCAGCTTTGtactttctgatataaagcttcaaataaATTATCTAAAGTTGGATTTTTTTcacaaaataatttataatcatTCCAAAAGAATTATTCCGTATCGTGGGGAATAAATAGACTGCTTGATGTCCGCAAAAGCATATTGAGAGAATCTAAAAGAACTTCTAATGAGGCTGATAAGAAGTAAAATTCATGGTCATTTTGCAATCTTGCTGGTGAGATTCAATCTGAGCTGGGGTCAAAATCTTGGGTTTAGCACCATGCAGGAAATATGGCTATGCCTGTTCAGTATAAACATGGGACCCCAAATTTTATGGCAATACAACGGGAGAAGAAACATACCTTCTTGACTCAGTTACTAAAGCTGTGAAGCAACAAATCAAAAATTCACACACAGAAGAACAAAAATACACTGAACAAACAATGAGAAAAAATTTGACTGTTCCAGTTTACTATCAATAAACTAGAAATCTTGGCAAAAGTTACCTGCTTTCCCCATTCATAAGCCCGATCAAGAAGATATGAATATTCCAAATCCTCGAAACATTTCTGTAGAGAAGAGAGAGGCTCGTTGAAGTAGACCGGAAGACACACTTTTGTAAGGTCCTTCCCGATGTTGTCCTTTATCATTGACCATAAACTCACTCCTTTCTCTTTCTCAATAGGGTCTGGCAATTTCTTTCGACGCCTAATACAAGGAAAGTTGGTTCCAGCAGATTTAATGGCAGGATCAATGTTATCCTCCGCTTCAAAAGCATGAAGTTCATTGTCATCAGATGAAAAAGATGATGCCCAAAAGTCGGAACCACTGCTTTTGAAAGAGCTAGATGAAAGAAAATCTCTGGTGTCGAAGAATGTGTTATCTTCTTCATCGGTATCTTCTTCTGCTCCATCTACTATTTCATTTTCGTCTTCAGATTCACTTGCACTTTCTgttgaaaatttcaaaaaacgATACATAAGTAAAATTGAAAGTAAACAACTAATTCATGATTGACTAGAATACAAAGATTGTTAATTTGACGAGGAATCCTCCTTATTACAGCTTAAACATGAACGAATCATTAAAAGGTTTACTCAACCatgcaaagaaaaataaaaaagaaaagaaaagaaataaaatgttaTGAAGCATACCACTATACTTATCTTGCCTTGATCTAGAAGATGCTCCAACTTCTTTAACTTGTCTTTGGCTCTCATCAACAACCGTGTTCTCCAAATCCACCTTTTCTCTCTACAAATTACAAAAACAACATTTAAACAAAACAAGTACACAACTCCACATGTAAAAGAAGGCAAAAAAACTCTACCAGTaccaaattttatttatatgaaatAAAATATGGGAAGATTTTAACTTGTACAAAAACGAGAATGACTTGAAACAAGCTTTACATATTTCCTTTCCCTCAAAAAAAGACGCGTGCATGCACCAAAAAACAGATACTAAACTACAACGCATATAAGTACCCAACTGAAGGATAACCAAAAATGTGTAAACGACAAACCACCAAAGGgaagtgatgaaaatattctaaagaaaataacaaataaatctTAATGAGAAACTATCACCAACATACAAAAAATGCACATACTAATAGTATGGCGTGGTTAAACTCGAATTGAAACATAGTTAAACAATCTGCAGATTTTGTAACAGAATCAGTACTAATCTTCAATAAAATGTCAAGAGAAGGGGATATTTTAATTTTCTGTCGACATTTTATTACTACAGAAACGCAGGACTCTGCATCTTTCAACACTCCAGCATTTTTTTGGTTCACAAACACAAACCAAAAGTTCGCATAACAAACTGCAATTTAGGATGTCAGTGTATCTGATAAAAACAACTGCTGCAGCCTGATCTTGAAACATCACATCATTTAAGGTTATCCTCTAGCTGTTCTTCACATATTACCAAAAGAATACTCTCTTGAAAACAATCAGAAATGCTGAAAGTTCACTGTGAAAGTTTATAAAACTGTACAATGAAAAGATACCAAAAATTTATTGCTGAACCGTTAACAGAAAAAAGATCAGCCAAGTACTTccttcccaaaaaaaaaatgccCTTTCATAGCAGCAGTAGAGGGGCTTGTCACTAAAGAAAACGTGATCCACAATACTAAAAATACATTGCTTTGCTTCCATTCAAAAATGACGAGAAACAAAGCATATATCCCCCGATCAACAATAATTCAACTTCCACGGTTTAGTCCTGTGGCGATTATGGTTTAAAATCACTAGTTCTCAAGCAAGAGTAGAAATTAGCCCTCAAAGATATTCATACTTGCCCAAGATATTTTTACATTATATTAGAATAAATTATATAGCAGAGATATTCACTTTTGTCTGTCTTTTCTAGTCACCATGAAATACCGTAGTCACAGAATCCaaactctttttcttttttctttttaaaaaagaatCCAAATCACATACGAATATCAGTATCTCAAGGCAATTGGTGGTAATCTATAGCCCAAATTCCCTGCCAAGAAACATGAGCTAAATGTCATAGCAACATGGAAGCTCTTTCCTTTCTCATCCACACGAGGAGAAATGTATCCAATATAGTACAAGAATATCTCTCATTTTTCACCACTTGATAAAATTGACAAATAATCGGTGACAGAATCTTATATCTTACACGTCAGTGTAAGATATACCAGTTCAATGAAATTTCGTAAAAATCTCTACAAAGATATCAGTAGGAATGCTTTGCCAGACTATATTAATCTAGGCAGAGACAAAAAGCGTCGACACAAGAAGAAGCTGAAAAGGTACAACCAAAGTCCAAAACTAGCATCTCCAAATCCCACATCCATGCCAAACGGGACAAAATActtgaaaaaaataaacaaaacaagaTTGCCGTTCAAGATGATTAAAAATTCAACCTGGCCATCCACCATAGAAAGTAAATGCGATCAATCAAATTTCACCATAGAATCATTCAGATAGGATTGTACTAATGACGAAGCGAGTACAAATTGTTCATGAAACGATTTTAGATCGAGTGATCTCTACAAAAGAATAcagaaaaaaataacaaattctGGATCAATCAGTCGATTGAAAAATACAGGGGGATGGTGCTGAGAGAGAAATAAACACCTCACAAGCGCAAGCCAGTTTCCACCCTCCGATTTGCTAGAAAGCTGAAAGGATAATTCTTTGGAGAGTGGACGAAAGAAGAATTTGGAATTCAACAGATGTAACATGAAATGTACCTCTAAATGTCGCAGTGTGTCCATGAGGAGCCAATGCTTCTGCTTCAGCATTATCAATTGACTCTGGAGAGCTGCATACTCATTCCTCATGATCTGCTCACTCTCTTGAATGGTATTTTCACTCAAGCCTTCTTCCAACAATCTTTGCCTCAACTTATCTGTCAGGATGGGGACATCTTCCATAGGAGCCATTAACTCACTGTTGGACATTCTCGGAAACACGTCCTTCACAGCCTGCAATGCTTCCATCCATACCATTAGATCCTCTCTGCTCTCTGCCCTAAGAAAAAGCCTCTTTGTTCCCGTGAATATGGAAAACCTCTTATCATCAGATCGGCTCTCTCGAATAGTCGAGACCTACAAAGAAACTACTCAATTTAAATGCTAGAACATGAACAATTTCATCGTAACCACAATCCCTCCatttaaaaattgaataaaatgcAAGAGAAATAACACAGTCAGATAACTTCTGCAACAAACAAGCATGTGATTGTCAAGAACGTCTGGAAGACGAGTAATATAAAATGTACAGAGCTTCAACTCATGGAAAAAATAAATCTCCAAAACATGCCGTGTATCTTCGACCAGATTTCAAATCGAAAAACGAAAGACAACTCCAAAATACTGCCAAATCTTTTCAAACAACTAAAGTAGCATCCTAATAGAAAGAATAATATCTCACCAAAATATGCAAATAAACCAATTTCGTAAAAAATCTACTCAGGGATATCCAAAACATATCCAGACAAACCCTTCTGTTGGGCAACATGTTTTTAATGCCTTTTCAATTATTAAAAACTAAAGCAATCCAATTGCAAAGATGAAACCTTCAAATGAACTTCCCCAACTGGCTTCCGGATTTTTGCAGAAGACCCACTAGTCCCATTCCTATGGTGATGATGATGCCTTGAAATCCTTTTCATCGATTCTTCGCCAATCACTTTCAATCCTTTCTCAGTATCTTGATCAACAACAATTTTATCAGGGCCGTGAATCTTATAATAGCTTAAAACTCCATCCCGCAAAACAAACCAACGAGGCCTCCACCCTTTTCCATAATTAACCCATTTGTATAAAACTCCAGAAATCCCAATACCAACTATATCGGTAATCTTCACGTCACGGCTGTGGGCGTGGAGAATATCGTTGCCATTCGGAGCACCACCAGAATTGTGATCCATCCCGGAATCACACGTTGACGATACCCTCAAGATAGTGGGATTTTGCAAACTTTTCGTCAGCGGATCGAAAGGTGGCGGCGTGGACGGGGAAGAGAGCATGTTAGGATTGCTGATTGGTGTCGATGTGACACAGCAGAATGGGTGCATAGCAGGAAGATGAGCatgaatcagttcatcatttTGACATGAACAGGTCGACGAAATTATCTTTGATCGAAAACCGAGAAAGAGAGAACGAAACAAAGAAAAGTGGTGATGGAGTGAGCAGGATTTAGTATATGATTTGGAATAGATTTTGGGCGGCGAAACGTGGGGAGAAGTATCCGATGACAACGTGCTGGTTTCGAAGTCTCGTACTTGGGAGATTGTGTCTTTTCCGTGTTTGGTTGCGGCCGACTGGGCGGCGTTCCCAGACGGGGACCTGCTTTGGATTTTGCAGGTCACTTGCGTGGACTCGAAAACACGACACAGATATATATTGTCTGGTCAAGCGCATTACGCGGCTTAAAAAATACTTCTAATTAAATCAAcaattaattttgaaatatatataatttaaaatatgatgtTTCACATCAATATATTCTCATTGTCCAGTGCAGATTTCATGACTTCTAGATTATTATATTATCTCGTGAGTTTATCTAGTGCGTATCAAAATATATTGACGACATGTTTTATcgttaaaatatataaaataaaatcttaccATGGAAAAAGGAGACATTTGCATGCAATTAATTTGATGTATCGCATGAGCATTTAAATTTAAGTTAGCTCCTTAAAAGTGTTAGCGAGCTACTCGTGAGCTTGGCCCTTGGGTGAGCTCCTAGGGTCATCCCACAGGGGACGACGATCATCCTCTGGCAATGGGTTCTCTTAAAGTGTAGTCATAGCCCCTACAATAAGCCTGGCTCGAATCAATTTCTAGTGTGAGCCGCATGCACACTTGGATAAAAAAGTGTGATCCCTACATATTTTTATGGACGACGGCTtcattttttttggaaaaaaataataattttattttccttGACACGACCTTCACATTCTAATTGCAAGAAAACTGATATGATCGATTTTGTCTGTATGAAATGCTGGAAACAATGGAGAGTTTACATCGATCGGATCCGTTTGGTATGCGTTATTAGATTGTTATATCAACGTTGATTGATAAAGTAAAGAATATGTAATAATTgagataaataatattttgtttgacataATTTTTGTGTTGatgatacaaacaataaactaCAAAATAATCACACGATAATTCATCCTacagaaataaaatataaacatcTCCCTTATTCACATTCCTCCAAAATACTAGATATAGTGGTAAATGTGTTATGATATTGAATTCACTGGAAGaagattatattatattttataaaataagaaattaaataaagatttcgaagtttcaatttaaaaataacaattGCTAGTATCGAAATGCTCCTCAAATCCAACACTATATTAATTTAATCAGgtgataaaataaataaaatctatTGACAAGACAAATAAGTTTCTCAAAACAAAACATCGTTCTCGACTTCTCTTTTTCTGGTCCACAATTACGTGCTAGCCATCTACTTAGCTCACCCAAAATCGGTCAAACAGCTGGTGTGGTGTGCATTCAACAACTTCATAATTTTGTCATACTTGCATGTGTTGCATTATAAAACTTATATATCGAACCGACATGTTTAGTGATTCGTATGTTTCTATATATTTTACAAATTAAAATCGATCTGAATACTACAGAGACTAAcgacaaaaaaaatttagatttgACGAACATCTGGAATAATTAATgaattataattaaaaatatgttaAATTCACTTGTAAAATTCTAAATATATGTTTGCATTCATAGCTACTCACATGCCTGAATTCACGTAGCGATGAAATGCAATACCTTGATACAATGACAAAAAAAAGTCTTTTTTAATTATTACACGCATCTTTATTCATTTTGAAAAGGTCGTATGGTGCAACACCTTAAAATTAGTTATAACACAAGTCAGTAGCAGTATATTTTCATTACATGATTCCAAAATACCACTCAACTTCATTCGAATGCAGCACGACAAGAAGAAACACACCGGAAGCAAATAGCAAATTGACCAAAGATCATCAAGCTACATGCTATCTAGGCGAAGTTAAATGacaaaattgaaataaaattcaTCTGTCAGTTGAGGTTCTCTCCAAATCTGCAAACTGTTCCTGGAGCTGCAAGAAATGGGTTGAAATTTTACCAAGTATCTCGTGTAGATGGCCTCTTGAAACAGACTCCTCGTCTGGTAGAAATGACATGGGGTTGCTTAGCATGTTTTGGAGTTGGGAACATAGCATCAGTGCCTTTTCATCACCCAAACTCGATTCAGTTATTAGTCGAAGCAATTTACAACTCTGATTGGAAGGACTGAATGACAGAGGTGGAACAAGGAACGGGTGTTGGAGTAGTTGGGGGATTCGCCATCTTTTGTTCCTGTCCCAGGCTAGGCATTTTTTCATAAGATCAAGAAGCAATGGGTTAGATAAAGGTTCATATGTTATACTGTGGCTTGGATCGGTTATGACTTTGAATTTTGCCCAGAAAGTTTTGTATTCTGAAAAGGGCGTTCGTCCATAAACCATTTGGTAAAGGATACAACCCAAAGACCAGATATCTGATGGCCGACCACATTTTATAACGTTTCCATTTCCATCTGTCTCATTACACATAAATGCTTCAGGAGACATGTAACTTAGGGTGCCAACCTGCAGTTGTTATGTGACCTTAGTATAAGTTTAAAAAACAAAGTACAAGAATTTATTATGTTTGTGACAATAAACAATAGTAAAAGAGTGTTCTGGCTCTAGGCACTGAAAGTTCATGCTTGAAAAAGTTACTTCTTTTCAGCTTTTTTGTGTAGGAGGAGAAAGAAGCTTAATTGCAAGCACTtgtgttttatttttgtttatcaaaATAGACAAGTATGTTCAAATAAATTTTGACTGGTAGTATGCAATCACAGATCCTATAAAGTAACAAGCTTCATGGAGTAAGTACCACAAGATATAAAGGATATGTATTATAGAAAAACCTGCGAGTCCCGTTGAATATTTGTCGTATCACTCATTATCGCCTTGGCAATTCCAAAATCAATCAGCTTCAGTGAACCTTTCACCAGAAGAAAATTAGCTGGCTTTAGATCCGAGTGCACAATACGTTCCTCATGTATGGTGTTTACTGCAAGAAGTATTTGCTGCAACATTTTTCACAAAGGTAAAAGTCAGAAAAGCTTGATGATGCCTTAAGTGACTCCCTTCCCTTGACAACAACCAATATCACCTAGCAACATGTTTTGTGAATTTCCAATTTCTCGGAAACAGTATGCCTGTATggtaaattaaaatacaaagaagTGGATTAGTGAAAACCTTCCAATAAAATCGGAGCCAGTTCTCATCAATGGTAGCAATTGAACCATCCAGTTCTCCCCATTTCTGAGAAAGCATATGTGCCAAATCAATTTCCCCGTATTCAAGTACCATGTATATATACCCTTCATCCTTGACCCTGACATCCTTGTTAATCATGGAACCATTCATTACCTCCTGAAGTAAGGTTTTATCTGTCACCTACTAAGAAATGCTGCATTAGATGACTATGCGGGAGTcgataaaattaaaaagaagaaTAAAAGAGACTTGATTAATGTCCTAAAATGCAGATAACTGTGCTTGAGTTCACAGTGGGCATTGAGTTACAGCATTCACCTCGTAGTCAATGAGTTGAATAATGTTGTTCCTCCCCTTCAATCTATTCAGATATTCAATTTCTTGACAAAATCCACATGCTGTCGCATAGTCACGACCTTTAAGTTTTATCCTTTTTAAAGCATAGATTCTGCATTCTGATGATATGACTTTGTGAACCTCGCTGCTTCCTCCACTACCTATTTTTCCAAGTCTTTGATAGAGCTTCCCGTTAACTTTAAAGAATAAGTCAGGATCATAACCCTTTTTCCGAGTTGTTGATGCTGCTTTACTACTTCCACCTACTTCAAGTTTCTGCACTTTTGAATTTTCCAATTTTGCTTCTGAAGAAGTTAAATTAGATGACTGTGGCTCAGATTTTTTATCATGCACATTCCCTGCAGTTGAATTGTTCTCTTCACGAAAAGAATCTTTTGAAATATCACATTCTTTTGTTAAAATGCTCGGAAACTCCTTAGACATGACAGAGGATTTGTTAACCTCCATTGACTTAGCAGAACTAGAGCTGATAGCTTGCAATGGAATAACTGACTGATGAGATATCACACCACCAGCTTCCTTAGCTGAAGAATGCAATGGTTGCACCACATCCAGTGGTGCTTCAGCTTCTCCTGATGGTTCAGACCCCGAATTTGAATCAGTCATTTGATGAGGTTGTGAACAATAAGTTGTTGAACTAATCATGGGGGCACAAGATGGATGTATTAATGTTGAGGTAGCACAAGACGACCCAACCACTGAAGATTGTGTCATGGCATTACTCAAATCGTTCTGTAAAAAGTTTTGGAATCTGTGTAACTGATCCTGAACACCCATTGTTCTTCTGGATGGCAAAGAAGAAATCCCACTCTCGGACTTCAAACTAATAACATCCATCtccattctttgaaaattttgatgccTACAGACTTCACTGACAGCAGCCGAAGAATCTACTTGATCCCCAGCATCCCATTCCATTTCTGTCGATGTACATAAATCCATATGAGATGATAAATTAAATCATCGGGTCATCAGCCACTGCATGTACAATTGGCTATAATTGCTGTAAATTACAAAGCATAACTCACAATGGTCTAGCATACAAGTAGGCATCCATATTACTACATCATGTGTCAGCAATCCACTGGATTAGATACTTAAACATGCAAGACACTGTCGATTGCTTCATCACAAGGCATTAACACTAAAATAATTATTACCGCAAGATGTGGCATTATTTCCACAGGAAAAATGAACCTTCTTTTGCACATCAGCGACTGGAACTTGCCCATATTCTGCATCTGATGAAGCAATTGCAACTCTGCTTCCAGGCCTCAAAGAAAATCCTGATCGATCTTTCTGAAAATTACATGGTTTGAAGTTTTCTTCTTGCACATTTGATGATGAACCCCATTGAGAAGTTGGGGTGATTGATGCATCCTCCTGATTGTCTCCAGTGACAGAGACCCCAATTTGGGACTTCGGTATGGAGCCACTTGGTCTGTCACCTTGTTCAATCTCCTCTTTACCTTTTTTGGCATAAATAGTTGAACTAGgttttagaattgatttttttgaagtttcacGTTGAGGAACCAAAAGTCTCCTTGGTTGATTTCCACTTGGCTGCAGCATTCCTAAAAGCCCATCAGGAAAATAGAACTACAAATTTAGAAAACAATTTCAAAGCAACAACGTGAAATGAAAATTAAATAGAAATCATGTTATGAAACTATACTATAATTTTTTCAACAAAAGCCTCTAgtgttaaattaaaaaaaaaaacacagatCTTTTTTgttataaacaaaaataactgtggccattaaaaaatttaaacattgaAGGAGAGACAATGATAAATACTTTGAAAGTGAAATAACATGCAAAAGAAGCATTTACACTGACACATCCGTTCGTTTAACACCCTGTCACCTGTCAATTACGAGAGTCTTTCCGTAAACTACTATCTACAAAAACattttaaagataaatttgaATTGACTTACTGCCGATGTATGAAGAAAAACTAATGAAACAACAAGGAACTTCCTTACCATATTCTTTATCATGAGCGAGAACCAGCATCAAAAGTTCAAGACATACACTTTCAACAATTATGCAAATTTTCTTCCCTGGATCCTCAACAAAATTACTGACTTATGCCTAGTTAAAGCACAGAAACAGAGCTAATATAAAGTCCAAATAAAAACTTATGCTTTTGAATTCAAAATTAGAGAAGATATAATACCAAATAAAGGGAAATACTTATAAAACTAGATTGCgccgaaattttcaagaaaaataacTAATTTTGCATATAAAAAAGATACGAAGAAGATTATTTAGAATTCTTCAAAAAGGCGAACATATTATCAGTTTCCAGAGCATTGTACTGCAGCTAATGCTTAATGTATAGCTCATCAGAAACCCTAAATGTAAAAAGTGAATAAAAACTGAAGTCTAAAGACTATAATGCCACAATTAACTAGATTTTCATATTCTAAAATGCCGAAAAATAAAATCAGTAAACGAATAAACCGTACCGAGTGAGTGGTGGCGTCTGAAGGCGGCTTGAACTTGCCTGACCAAGTCCTGCGGAGAAGAGGAAGAAACCGAGGTGGTCGAGGTGCAGGTGGAGATGGTGTTGAACGAACGGCTTATATTGATTGAATCTGGGTGAACGCTGATCGGACAGCTCGATTTCGGCTTGAAAAAATTCGAATCAgccggtggaggtggaggtggaagGTCAGGCTCTTCTTCCATCGATTAATCTCCTGAACATCTCGAATTTAGGCAAAACTTTATGCAAAAAACTCAGAAACCAGATTTACAGAACTTCCATGGAAGAACTGCGTAAGAGAGATTTGAAATGGACAATTGGCGCTCCTGCTCGCAACTCGAAGTGTGTTACTTTGAAAATAATTACTCTTATCTCGTGCCTGCTAATTTTGCtaatatgtgagaccgtctaatACGTGGGACATGTCAActctatttatatttataataaaaaataatattttaaatataaaaaattacattttttcatggatgacttaaaaaagagatatgtctcacaaattcgactcgtgaaactgtctcacacaaatttttgctttgaTTAAAAGACTACTAATTACACATCTTAGTTGTTATTTTAATGTTAAACAAATAACGTTTTATTGAAAATAATCTAAACTgtcttttttaaataaaaaaactaaTTTAAATTGTAATGATATTGGCATTGTCCATTCAAACATATCAATGTGgaactttttaaatttaaacaGTAAAAATTAATGTGGAATAATTAATGGAACAATCATATAAAACTTACTTAAAAACAATTatcaatttgttttttttttttgggtcctCCTCTGAGAGAAATCGAAAATTGGTTGATGAATCGAACAATTTCACCAAACAAACTAAATCGACGTGAGAACTGAGAAAAGCCCTATCCGGAAACGACGCAGCCTTCTCTCTCTCTCGTCGGTTTCTTCTCCAATTTCCAGCTCCTGCCCCAATCCTTCTTAACTCAAGGTATTGAACATGCTTAGTTCGCGTAGTTTAATTACTTATTCAGCTCTTGATTTTGTTTGTTATGCCGTATCTAAGTTGTGAACAACGTTTCTGCTTTGGCGGTGCCATTTTGTTTGTCATATGATTTGGTTTTGTGTTACTTAGTTTTAATCTAGACCTGAATTTCTGATTAATGCAAACTTGTGCGTGTTATTCAAGGgttaaaaaatgttttttctcgtctctctcattttctttttacaTGCGTCTGCGTATTTTGTTGCTTGTACGCAAGTGGAGCTTCTAAAATTCTCTGGATCCAATCGTGTATAACTGGCAGGCTTGTTAATCTTTTAGCTCGAGCTCAAGCTAGCTCATTTTGCTAAATTCAATTCTTTAACGATGAAGTGAACAAGGCATGCGAATACGTGTCATTGATTTTTTATGCCTATAATTATGACCGAAAACTAAACTGTGTTTTTCCGAACTAAATTTTTTGATTTGCCATTTTAAATGTGTTACATTTTGTAGTAAAGTGGATGGCAATCATACACTGTGGAAGTACATGGATATATTGCTGCGGAGTTCAGCCTCAGCTTGTACTAGGATCCTCTATTACGAATAAATTACCAGTGTCTCTGCATTGGCGAGGACGGTGCTGAATTCTTCTTATTCAAATGCTGAAATTAATCTACTTTAAAGTTCGAACTGTATTTCTGCTTTTTACTATGTACAATTTGTATTTTTTACTTGTTTATTGTTATCTCTTTTCTATAGCTGGCATTTTATCCTTGTTTTTCTGATTCGCAGCTCTGGAGATTTGTGTTGATctgagttttttttttgtttttgtggcttTTGTTCATTTGGTTTTGATACAAGTGTCAGCTGCATATGAACTTTTTCTCGTCTTGCTAAAATGTCAAGAGTTTTTCCTCAAAATTTAAATGTGATTGTTCCCGATTTAACAGCATTTGCCTTTTACGATTAAGATAGATTTTATTGAAATCATAGCTTCCTAGGCAATAGTTGACGAGTTGTTGTAAAGAACAagtttttata is part of the Primulina eburnea isolate SZY01 chromosome 1, ASM2296580v1, whole genome shotgun sequence genome and encodes:
- the LOC140840031 gene encoding serine/threonine-protein kinase MPS1-like isoform X1; protein product: MEEEPDLPPPPPPADSNFFKPKSSCPISVHPDSINISRSFNTISTCTSTTSVSSSSPQDLVRQVQAAFRRHHSLGMLQPSGNQPRRLLVPQRETSKKSILKPSSTIYAKKGKEEIEQGDRPSGSIPKSQIGVSVTGDNQEDASITPTSQWGSSSNVQEENFKPCNFQKDRSGFSLRPGSRVAIASSDAEYGQVPVADVQKKVHFSCGNNATSCEMEWDAGDQVDSSAAVSEVCRHQNFQRMEMDVISLKSESGISSLPSRRTMGVQDQLHRFQNFLQNDLSNAMTQSSVVGSSCATSTLIHPSCAPMISSTTYCSQPHQMTDSNSGSEPSGEAEAPLDVVQPLHSSAKEAGGVISHQSVIPLQAISSSSAKSMEVNKSSVMSKEFPSILTKECDISKDSFREENNSTAGNVHDKKSEPQSSNLTSSEAKLENSKVQKLEVGGSSKAASTTRKKGYDPDLFFKVNGKLYQRLGKIGSGGSSEVHKVISSECRIYALKRIKLKGRDYATACGFCQEIEYLNRLKGRNNIIQLIDYEVTDKTLLQEVMNGSMINKDVRVKDEGYIYMVLEYGEIDLAHMLSQKWGELDGSIATIDENWLRFYWKQILLAVNTIHEERIVHSDLKPANFLLVKGSLKLIDFGIAKAIMSDTTNIQRDSQVGTLSYMSPEAFMCNETDGNGNVIKCGRPSDIWSLGCILYQMVYGRTPFSEYKTFWAKFKVITDPSHSITYEPLSNPLLLDLMKKCLAWDRNKRWRIPQLLQHPFLVPPLSFSPSNQSCKLLRLITESSLGDEKALMLCSQLQNMLSNPMSFLPDEESVSRGHLHEILGKISTHFLQLQEQFADLERTSTDR
- the LOC140840031 gene encoding serine/threonine-protein kinase MPS1-like isoform X2, yielding MLVLAHDKEYGMLQPSGNQPRRLLVPQRETSKKSILKPSSTIYAKKGKEEIEQGDRPSGSIPKSQIGVSVTGDNQEDASITPTSQWGSSSNVQEENFKPCNFQKDRSGFSLRPGSRVAIASSDAEYGQVPVADVQKKVHFSCGNNATSCEMEWDAGDQVDSSAAVSEVCRHQNFQRMEMDVISLKSESGISSLPSRRTMGVQDQLHRFQNFLQNDLSNAMTQSSVVGSSCATSTLIHPSCAPMISSTTYCSQPHQMTDSNSGSEPSGEAEAPLDVVQPLHSSAKEAGGVISHQSVIPLQAISSSSAKSMEVNKSSVMSKEFPSILTKECDISKDSFREENNSTAGNVHDKKSEPQSSNLTSSEAKLENSKVQKLEVGGSSKAASTTRKKGYDPDLFFKVNGKLYQRLGKIGSGGSSEVHKVISSECRIYALKRIKLKGRDYATACGFCQEIEYLNRLKGRNNIIQLIDYEVTDKTLLQEVMNGSMINKDVRVKDEGYIYMVLEYGEIDLAHMLSQKWGELDGSIATIDENWLRFYWKQILLAVNTIHEERIVHSDLKPANFLLVKGSLKLIDFGIAKAIMSDTTNIQRDSQVGTLSYMSPEAFMCNETDGNGNVIKCGRPSDIWSLGCILYQMVYGRTPFSEYKTFWAKFKVITDPSHSITYEPLSNPLLLDLMKKCLAWDRNKRWRIPQLLQHPFLVPPLSFSPSNQSCKLLRLITESSLGDEKALMLCSQLQNMLSNPMSFLPDEESVSRGHLHEILGKISTHFLQLQEQFADLERTSTDR